Proteins encoded together in one Microplitis mediator isolate UGA2020A chromosome 7, iyMicMedi2.1, whole genome shotgun sequence window:
- the LOC130670772 gene encoding uncharacterized protein LOC130670772 isoform X4, translated as MMYEASRQRTSGGASVGLSGLCPKLVASGAGSSQGGIGLGVGHIASQETGGTCGIVNTQKTHNNSHHNRRQRKLSIINQVGSSASSKTSSTTRSLTNVSKKQQRNQSDSSVDSTSITSNGVVFGGSPSPKKKSNSSSISDASCSSQSLHLITRDYSSCDTACSDAEEVVEIMSRVSGIDSISIIPDGKVKSNKLKDDNDKTAENNPLVETESVCNDDNTCKKSLHETQDAPENSKIITASVKKVSQKSLDVDNSSHVKKRSMMRSSSHPRSMDNFDKHQSSSGTKSEERSRKTSKDSGVDSGEKKKNSSDSVSQIPKRKISTESTENSDSINRKNSTKTIIDSENDTVSAGDNNEKSKLEKIKNTRFITSKVTEESTISENKEPEVASTIEDDNQVTIYEDDNGTSISDIVAAQALRESLSKLGKVPIFDAEQDVCESTKTQSDNTIESSKPTEETDIKDSVQEETAEGFIGPLLDENFKADEKLEKQKTMAMEDVRNLLMKVKVQTVEHDKDEEKAIGMSPDERFLKFEEEIGRGSFKTVYRGLDTQTGVSVAWCELQEKKLNKSERLRFREEAEMLKGLQHPNIVRFYDYWEVTLTKRKYIVLVTELMTSGTLKTYLRRFKKINPKVVKSWCRQILKGLSFLHSRSPPIIHRDLKCDNIFITGTTGSVKIGDLGLATLKNRSFAKSVIGTPEFMAPEMYEEHYDESVDVYAFGMCMLEMATSEYPYSECAGPAQIYKRVVSGVKPLSYDKVENPEVREIIEMCIRLKKDERPLVKDLLNHEFFADDVGLKLEMVSRDSAIADAELSRVEFRLRVLDPKKRTNKHKENEAIQFDFDIQQDNAEEVALEMAKSSLILEEDAKAVTKMLKSQIATLLREREDRKHKEEKERLDREAETQSVNENLLQQQQQQQLLLQQVQLQQQQIQSNINMLQGQVSMQQPMQLQQQMTIQQQQQQQQQQQQPPPPHLQQNQQGQQTCLQPQQVQIIQQQPLMQQQQTSVVQPQQAQQISQATQNTQQSVQYQQQPQQQQAYQQMQHAQQQQQQQPQQFQPQAQSQPQQYSQHVTQALSANSSQCSTPQTIQGPPQFPSIQQHMSQPQGQSQIQQQQQQQQQQPSVQQQPTIQSQIQQSQMHQHPQMQAQMQSQPQIQHQQTQMPPQMQSQPQIQQQQQQQQQPPQIQSQPQIQQQQTQMPSQMQSQPQIQQQQSQMQPQMQTQSQIQQQQSQMPPQIQQSSQITQQQLQMPTHNQPQQIQTQIQTQPQMQQQIQQPSQIIQQPQQSQQYIQLNQMSVPSQMPLSTQVPSQMQSGIQMNHPQQQQVIRQGQTHIQYTQTQLQQQLQQIHPNAVNSTPMQMQQNVQQYYQQGSTNAAAATAAAFTNATLYQQNIQQQIYQSYPNNPSASGHIEILQSGHNAQAIYSNTNVPSNVVIPTSQTFVTTSGQPGQMVIQSAQNVQNSAVIQNVQQQNLQQSGTCGNIQNNSVLQSQQQNMLVQMQYTQNVNAIPTSINIMTGNNVTTQSNNIQHQSQLMNPTEIYSNTEKISLNKQDTVESILSLSSDGPLSLQQDQLQSLGSVPISSSSSQLPSSTDGHSENAENVVVPEKSRVKRSGTKRRKPGIKLTVLSVTNSDGPSMTVECQLDTSKQKTVIFKFDRNDMVPLDIANNLVAENLLPQSQCGTFVELIEDIVKQLRLDPTRSLPLVAHGPADQSAGGSPVTSRRPRDREHSLDTVKQVRHGSLTRQSSHRCSFKAHRRHRSRDETTNNSGSSKLLPIDQIISHIAATSTDKPQLINIVNSMENQNITTTTNTTDNSISDEISRRSSTSTQNTDTLTPVNIPSDSNDNCETIVADDMVLDSNNTSIEESNETTTKSVATNSNYSQQDITINLKSADEEGVIEMSGFNQPHRKLESQNSSSESPQEGLLDPSKKTVPMRKISRFLVSPVVEQKSLSSESDTVTVCENILMLPQQMTGLSLENNNTKVESEILNDSDANSNAEATYMKQIPLTPQQLQTPIQTIQNVNQVQMGVQQMMGQIHPKAVVTQTKQETVVLVQTTNVAQPANSQLLQNVQFQQNTGGVVQQQQQETQPMTQYQTQVTVQQHSVIQHQQQQQVGIQQQNLVQQHIQQDQISVGQVQHQIPQQLIQQALSQPSPIQNPQSQTSSHPYVIMQPLPQQIQQNNVEEWLCRASNVSSDSHTSETPNVTHLTHTQPDHNQSIPLSTPVQIPAQPTEVTPKIKAKEVSSTLPDLAQNLANILSNPKSKSTTPHNIISHDQSNITTNQHTSIPVLHSEQYFQPIQPELPQVPITTYVQSQNFQGQQPQHQQQQGIHTQIQNQVDVQQQQTYHPQIQNQTDVHQQQQHQQQQQQQQQQQKQQAYHQQIQNQADVQQQQQQIYLPQIQNQADVQHQQQQQAYHQQIQNQPDVQQQQQQAYHPQIQNQTDVQQQVYHQQIQAQVDVQQQQQPYHTQIQNQTDVQQQQQQQQQQQQQQQQQQQQHQQAYHSQIQSQTDVQQHMYHTQIQNQTDVQQQSYHSQIHNQTDIQQQTYHSQIQNQTDVQQQTYHSQIQNQADVQQQSYHSQIQNQPDLQQQQQQQQQQQQQQQQQKQQQQQQQQQQQVYHSHQQQSIQQQQSVVQQQSAAQQQSVVQQQSVVQQQSVVQQQSVVQQPIQQVNQQMDLQGQIVTQTIQGHSQNFTVQGQWVMPPYSGQNVNQQSTPVQYVQQPVQSLQPITQIQPQQIQSQEQVDNTKFLDTENMVDGSVSRRTSSDYHTLSSEHDNSSYEITPEHTMIEPTDLTVNSHHQYIQQQHHKLSQQNSLDKLSETANSSGGTCGPHTIADLQQKLVQLTSQPCDTLNIGTPPISHPATPHGPSSIVGYDSATGHHLQQKIVNVPVSSVHSVGFISPQATVHPPGTIYVDPNATNTFDSHLGDQTMQQFVQSNTESSLDSPTVNPSCTSTETMSPSKENGKSRTQRSGSRLQELEHELSKIHHRGLVFPTSSPQPLTPPMPTGTTQQSTVMNQLPPHPITQTLLTPVIPVSGVSKGTIQPSGTNNSGTDTPVQVEAQDINEQRSSSNQPMRKISRFMVSKVVGPPGTGEVLSQGQIEQQKQIQHQDEKRDRTHTVHHIEEIQNTSIQIIHSRENSMPPVSSSAVTPSINEIEKEERMQLLTPSEEYQMLIKRQTLELETLQKKHREELELFQQQQLQLLIQQQQQASALHQHQHQPLLYHTVASTVTGSSRPLAVEDYLMFSTAPQTSFHRISNYSQDTEETLRLATQKLKQSPQQSTNIPHTYVIPIPIMPSTDNIQNVSNYASEAAEIIGSTNGPTTVSTHPQYQFTPILSDNSITSAPSGSLVTSTPIPTASGPSYIHYHDPKTLANFQAFSYTPHSGFFLPAGYRLIYAPTGTPQSQPTTPATPHVGNSHDGTPPGEPQHDNTQSSTSQLEQ; from the exons ATGAT gtATGAAGCAAGTAGGCAACGTACGTCAGGCGGAGCTAGTGTTGGCCTGTCTGGTTTATGTCCAAAGCTGGTGGCCAGTGGTGCCGGAAGTAGTCAAGGAGGAATTGGGCTCGGTGTGGGTCATATAGCCTCACAAGAGACCGGAGGAACTTGTGGTATTGTTAATACACAGAAGACTCACAATAATAGTCACCATAATCGTCGTCAGCGTAAATTATCTATTATTAATCAAGTGGGATCAAGTGCTAGTAGTAAAACATCGTCAACGACTCGTTCATTGACAAATGTTAGCAAAAAACAACAACGTAATCAAAGTGACAGTAGTGTTGATTCGACGTCGATAACGAGTAATGGAGTGGTGTTTGGTGGCTCACCATCgccaaaaaagaaaagtaactCTAGTAGCATTTCTGATGCATCTTGTTCATCACAAAGTTTGCACTTAATTACTAGAGATTACAGTAGCTGCGACACTGCCTGCAGTGATGCTGAGGAGGTAGTTGAAATTATGTCGAGAGTATCAGGTATTGATTCAATATCTATTATACCAGATGGTAAAGTTAaatctaataaattaaagGATGATAATGATAAGACTGCTGAAAATAATCCACTAGTCGAGACTGAGTCGGTGTGCAATGATGATAATACTTGTAAAAAATCATTGCACGAGACACAAGATGCGcctgaaaattctaaaattattacagCATCCGTTAAAAAAGTATCACAAAAAAGTTTGGATGTTGATAATTCAAGTCATGTTAAAAAACGATCAATGATGCGGTCATCGAGTCATCCTAGATCTAtggataattttgataaacacCAGTCATCAAGTGGAACTAAATCAGAAGAACGTTCAAGAAAAACGTCTAAAGATTCGGGAGTGGATTCTggagagaagaaaaaaaattctagtgaTTCAGTGTCGCAAATAcctaagagaaaaatttcaacaGAGTCTACTGAAAATAGTGATTCAATTAATAGGAAAAATTCAACTAAAACAATTATTGATAGTGAAAATGATACAGTAAGTGCAGGGGATAATAAtgaaaagtcaaaattagagaaaataaaaaatacgagATTTATAACATCTAAAGTTACTGAAGAATCAACGATATCGGAAAATAAAGAACCGGAAGTTGCGTCTACTATTGAAGATGACAATCAAGTAACGATATATGAAGATGATAATGGTACGAGTATCAGTGATATAGTTGCAGCTCAAGCATTACGAGAGTCATTAAGTAAATTAGGAAAAGTACCAATCTTTGATGCTGAGCAAGATGTCTGTGAATCAACGAAAACTCAGAGTGACAATACCATTGAAAGTAGTAAGCCAACAGAAGAGACTGATATTAAAGATTCAGTGCAAGAAGAAACTGCTGAAGGTTTTATTGGGCCATTGTtggatgaaaattttaaagcagatgaaaaacttgaaaaacaaaaaactatGGCTATGGAGGATGTTAGAAATTTACTTATGAAAGTTAAGGTTCAAACTGTTGAACATGATAAAGATGAAGAAAAGGCTATTGGTATGTCTCCTGATGAACgttttcttaaatttgaagaagAAATTGGACGTGGAAGTTTCAAGACTGTTTATCGAGGTCTTGATACTCAAACTGGAGTTTCTGTAGCTTGGTGCGAGcttcaggaaaaaaaattaaataaaagtgaaagaTTGAGATTTCGGGAAGAAGCTGAAATGCTTAAGGGTCTTCAGCATCCTAATATCGTAAGATTTTATGATTATTGGGAAGTCACTCTAACGAAAAGGAAATACATCGTCCTTGTCACAGAACTCATGACCTCAGGAACATTAAAAAC gTATTTgagaagatttaaaaaaataaatccaaaagTTGTAAAGTCTTGGTGTCGACAAATTTTGAAAGGCTTAAGTTTTTTGCATTCAAGATCACCGCCAATAATTCATCGCGATTTAAAAtgtgataatatttttattactggaACAACTGGAAGTGTTAAAATTGGTGATCTTGGTTTAGcgactttaaaaaatcgaagTTTTGCAAAAAGTGTAATTGGTACACCGGAATTTATGGCACCGGAAATGTATGAAGAGCATTATGATGAATCTGTTGATGTTTATGCTTTTGGTATGTGTATGCTTGAAATGGCAACAAGTGAATATCCATATTCCGAGTGTGCTGGACCAGCACAAATTTATAAACGAGTTGTATCAGGTGTTAAGCCATTAAGTTATGATAAAGTTGAAAATCCAGAAGTACGTGAAATAATAGAAATGTGTAtacgtttaaaaaaagatgaaCGTCCTTTAGTTAAAGATTTGTTAAATCATGAATTTTTTGCTGATGATGTGGGTTTGAAATTAGAAATGGTTTCGCGTGACAGTGCGATAGCTGATGCTGAGTTATCTCGCGTTGAATTTAGACTACGTGTTCTTGATCCGAAGAAACGTACCAACAAACACAAGGAAAATGAAGCCATCCAATTTGATTTTGATATACAACAGGATAATGCTGAAGAGGTTGCATTAGAAATGGCTAAATCTAGTTTAATTCTTGAAGAAGACGCAAAGGCGGTTACTAAAATGTTAAAATCACAAATTGCTACTTTGCTAAGAGAACGTGAAGATCGTAAGcataaagaagaaaaagaacgATTAGATAGAGAAGCTGAGACTCAGTctgttaatgaaaatttgttacagcaacaacaacaacagcaattattattacagcAAGTACAAttgcaacaacaacaaattcaatcaaatataaatatgctACAAGGACAAGTATCTATGCAACAACCAATGCAGTTGCAACAACAAATGACAatccaacaacaacaacaacaacagcagcaacaacaacaaccacCACCACCACATTTACAACAAAACCAAcaaggtcaacaaacatgtctACAACCACAGCAAGTACAGATTATTCAGCAGCAGCCGTTGATGCAACAACAACAAACGTCTGTGGTACAGCCTCAACAAGCTCAACAAATTTCTCAAGCTACTCAGAATACTCAACAATCTGTACAATATCAACAACAACCACAGCAACAACAAGCATATCAACAAATGCAACATgctcaacaacaacaacaacaacagcccCAACAATTTCAACCTCAAGCTCAATCACAACCACAACAATATTCTCAACATGTTACGCAAGCTTTAAGTGCTAATTCTTCACAGTGTTCGACTCCACAGACTATTCAAGGTCCACCACAATTTCCATCAATTCAACAACACATGTCACAACCTCAAGGGCAGTCGCAaatacaacaacaacaacagcagcaacaacaacaacctTCAGTTCAACAGCAACCTACTATTCAATCACAAATACAACAGTCTCAAATGCATCAGCATCCTCAAATGCAGGCGCAAATGCAATCTCAGCCTCAAATTCAACATCAGCAAACTCAAATGCCTCCTCAAATGCAATCTCAACCTCAAATtcaacagcagcaacaacaacaacaacaaccgCCTCAAATTCAATCTCAGCCTCAAATTCAGCAACAACAAACGCAAATGCCGTCTCAGATGCAATCTCAACCTCAAATTCAACAACAGCAATCGCAAATGCAGCCGCAAATGCAAACCCAATCTCAAATTCAACAGCAACAATCGCAAATGCCACCTCAAATACAACAATCATCTCAAATTACACAGCAACAGCTTCAGATGCCAACTCATAATCAACCACAACAAATACAAACTCAAATTCAAACTCAGCCACAAATGCAGCAGCAAATTCAACAGCCTTCACAAATTATTCAACAACCGCAACAATCACAGCAGTACATTCAGCTCAATCAGATGTCTGTTCCATCACAAATGCCTCTGTCAACTCAAGTACCATCTCAAATGCAATCTGGAATACAAATGAATCATCCACAACAACAGCAAGTTATTCGACAAGGTCAAACACATATTCAATATACGCAGACTCAATTGCAACAACAGCTTCAACAAATTCATCCAAATGCTGTTAATTCAACGCCAATGCAAATGCAACAAAATGTTCAACAATATTATCAACAAGGTAGTACGAatgctgctgctgctactgCTGCTGCATTTACTAATGCAACGTTATATCAACAAAATATTCAACAACAAATTTATCAATCATATCCTAATAATCCTAGTGCATCTGGacatattgaaattttacaatcaGGACACAATGCTCAAgctatttattcaaatacaaATGTTCCTTCTAATGTCGTAATACCAACATCACAAACTTTTGTAACAACATCAGGTCAACCTGGTCAAATGGTTATTCAATCTGctcaaaatgttcaaaattcaGCAGTTATTCAAAATGTACaacaacaaaatttacaacaaTCAGGTACTTGTGgaaatatacaaaataattcaGTATTGCAATCACAACAACAAAATATGTTAGTGCAAATGCAATATACACAAAATGTTAATGCTATTCCAactagtataaatattatgacCGGTAACAATGTTACAACACaatcaaataatattcaaCATCAATCACAATTAATGAATCCAActgaaatttatagtaatactgaaaaaatttctttaaataaacaagATACTGTAGaatctattttatcattatcgtCTGATGGACCATTAAGCTTACAACAAGATCAATTACAGTCTCTTGGTTCAGTTCCtatatcatcatcatcatcacagTTACCAAGTTCTACTGATGGTCATTCTGAAAATGCAGAAAATGTAGTAGTACCTGAAAAAAGTCGAGTAAAAAGATCAGGAACTAAACGTCGAAAACCAGGAATTAAATTAACAGTATTATCAGTGACTAATAGTGATGGCCCATCAATGACTGTGGAGTGTCAATTAGATACCAGTAAACAAAAAActgttatatttaaatttgatcgTAATGACATGGTACCATTGGATATTGCAAATAATTTAGTTGCGGAAAATTTATTACCACAATCACAGTGTGGAACTTTTGTTGAGTTAATTGAAGATATTGTAAAACAATTAAGATTAGATCCTACACGTAGTCTTCCTCTGGTTGCGCATGGCCCAGCTGATCAGTCTGCTGGTGGAAGTCCTGTTACCAGTCGTAGACCAAGAGATCGAGAACACAGTCTCGATACGGTTAag CAGGTCAGGCACGGCTCGCTAACTCGACAAAGCAGCCATCGATGTTCCTTTAAAGCTCATCGTAGGCATCGTTCG AGAGACGAAACAACAAATAATTCCGggtcatcaaaattattaccaATTGACCAGATAATATCTCACATTGCCGCGACCTCGACGGATAAACCCCAACtgataaatattgttaattcaatggaaaatcaaaatataacaacaacaacaaatacAACAGACAATAGTATATCAGATGAAATATCAAGACGATCTTCAACTTCAACACAAAATACAGATACATTGACACCAGTAAATATTCCAAGTGACTCAAACGATAACTGTGAAACTATTGTAGCCGACGATATGGTATTAGACTCAAATAACACAAGTATTGAAGAATCAAATGAAACTACGACTAAATCAGTAGCTACAAATTCTAATTATTCACAACAAGATATCACCATTAATTTAAAGTCAGCAGATGAAGAAGGTGTTATTGAAATGTCAGGATTTAATCAGCCACACCGAAAATTAGAATCTCAAAATAGTAGTAGTGAATCTCCTCAGGAAGGATTACTGGATCCATCAAAAAAAACTGTTCCAATGCGTAAAATTTCACGTTTCCTAGTAAGTCCTGTTGTTGAACAAAAATCATTATCTAGTGAATCTGATACAGTTACCGTTtgtgaaaatatattaatgttACCACAACAAATGACAGGATTGagtttagaaaataataatactaaagtTGAGtcagaaatattaaatgattcAGATGCCAATAGTAATGCTGAAGCAACATATATGAAACAAATACCATTAACTCCTCAACAATTACAAACACCAATTCAAACAATTCAAAATGTGAATCAGGTTCAAATGGGAGTACAACAAATGATGGGCCAGATACATCCTAAGGCAGTTGTTACTCAGACAAAACAAGAAACAGTTGTTCTTGTACAGACAACAAATGTTGCTCAGCCAGCAAATTCACAATTGTTACAGAATGTTCAATTTCAACAAAATACAGGTGGGGTagtacaacaacaacaacaagaaACACAACCCATGACACAGTATCAAACACAAGTGACTGTTCAACAGCATTCAGTAATTCAACatcaacaacagcaacaagtTGGTATACAACAACAAAATTTAGTTCAACAGCATATTCAACAAGACCAAATATCAGTGGGTCAAGTTCAACATCAAATCCCTCAGCAACTTATTCAACAAGCCCTATCTCAACCATCACCAATTCAAAATCCACAATCTCAAACGTCATCGCATCCGTATGTTATAATGCAGCCTTTACCTCAGCAGATTCAACAAAATAATGTCGAAGAATGGCTTTGTAGGGCTTCCAATGTATCATCAGACTCTCATACATCGGAAACACCAAATGTAACACATCTTACTCACACGCAACCAGATCATAATCAATCAATTCCTCTTTCAACTCCTGTACAAATTCCAGCACAACCTACGGAAGTGACACCTAAAATTAAAGCTAAAGAAGTGTCTTCAACTCTCCCAGATCTCGCGCAAAACCTTGCTAATATTTTGTCAAATCCAAAATCAAAGTCTACCACTCCGCACAATATTATTAGTCATGATCAATCTAATATAACGACTAATCAGCATACGTCAATACCGGTTCTGCATTCGGAACAATATTTCCAACCAATCCAACCGGAATTGCCACAAGTGCCAATTACGACGTATGTCCAATCACAAAACTTTCAAGGACAACAACCACAGCATCAACAACAGCAAGGAATTCATACGCAAATTCAAAATCAAGTAGATGTACAACAACAACAGACTTATCATCCacaaattcaaaatcaaaCAGATGTGcaccaacaacaacaacatcagcagcagcagcaacagcaacaacaacaacaaaaacaacagGCATATCATCAACAGATTCAAAATCAAGCAGATGTTcagcaacaacagcaacaaatATATTTACCACAAATTCAAAATCAAGCGGATGTGCAGCATCAGCAACAGCAACAGGCATATCATcaacaaattcaaaatcaaCCAGATGttcaacaacaacagcaacaggCGTATCATCCacaaattcaaaatcaaaCAGACGTGCAGCAACAAGTATATCATCAACAGATTCAAGCTCAAGTAGATGtgcaacaacaacagcaacctTATCATACacaaattcaaaatcaaaCAGAtgtacaacaacaacaacaacaacaacagcagcaacaacaacagcagcaacaacagcagcagcagcatcaACAAGCATATCATTCTCAAATTCAAAGCCAAACGGATGTACAGCAACATATGTATCACACacaaattcaaaatcaaaCAGACGTCCAACAACAATCTTACCATTCTCAGATTCACAATCAAACAGACATCCAACAACAAACGTATCATTCTCAGATTCAAAATCAGACAGACGTCCAGCAACAAACGTATCATTCTCAAATTCAAAATCAGGCCGACGTCCAACAACAATCGTATCATTCTCAGATACAAAATCAACCAGAtttacaacaacaacaacaacaacaacagcagcagcagcagcagcagcagcagcagaaacaacaacaacaacagcaacaacaacaacaacaagtCTATCATTCTCATCAGCAACAGTCAATCCAGCAACAACAATCGGTTGTTCAACAACAATCGGCTGCTCAACAACAATCGGTTGTTCAACAACAATCGGTTGTTCAACAACAATCAGTTGTTCAACAACAATCGGTTGTTCAACAACCTATTCAGCAAGTCAACCAGCAAATGGATCTTCAAGGTCAAATTGTTACTCAAACTATTCAAGGCCACAGTCAAAATTTCACTGTTCAAGGTCAATGGGTTATGCCACCTTATTCTGGCCAAAATGTCAATCAGCAATCTACGCCAGTACAGTATGTTCAACAACCTGTTCAAAGTTTACAACCTATTACACAGATACAACCCCAACAAATACAATCGCAAGAACAAGTAGATAATACAAAATTTCTGGATACAGAAAATATGGTTGATGGCAGCGTTAGTAGGCGAACTAGTTCAGATTATCATACATTGTCATCTGAACACGACAATTCCAGTTACGAAATAACTCCTGAGCATACGATGATAGAACCAACAGATCTTACCGTTAATTCTCATCATCAATACATTCAACAGCAACATCATAAGCTTAGTCAGCAAAATTCATTGGATAAATTATCTGAGACTGCAAATAGTAGTGGTGGTACTTGCGGACCACATACAATAGCGGATCTTCAGCAAAAGCTTGTTCAATTGACAAGTCAACCTTGTGATACGTTAAATATTGGAACACCACCTATAAGTCATCCAGCAACACCACATGGTCCATCAAGTATTGTAGGTTATGATTCAGCAACTGGTCATCatttacaacaaaaaatagttaacGTACCAGTATCTTCCGTCCATTCAGTTGGATTTATTTCTCCTCAAGCCACAGTCCATCCACCAGGAACTATTTACGTTGATCCCAATGCCACTAATACTTTTGATAGTCATTTGGGAGATCAGACAATGCAACAATTTGTACAATCAAATACAGAAAGTTCATTGGATAGTCCAACTGTTAATCCATCATGTACAAGTACTGAAACAATGAGTCCAAGTAAAGAAAATGGTAAATCTCGAACTCAACGATCGGGTTCTCGACTTCAGGAATTAGAACatgaattatcaaaaattcatCATCGTGGATTAGTATTTCCTACATCATCTCCACAACCATTAACACCACCAATGCCTACTGGTACTACTCAACAATCAACAGTAATGAATCAACTTCCACCACATCCAATTACACAAACTCTTTTGACTCCAGTAATACCAGTCTCAGGTGTATCCAAAGGAACAATTCAGCCGAGTGGTACAAACAATTCAGGAACTGATACACCTGTTCAAGTTGAAGCTCAAGATATTAATGAACAGAGATCATCATCAAATCAACCAATGAGGAAAATATCTCGATTTATGGTATCAAAAGTTGTGGGGCCACCTGGTACGGGTGAAGTTTTATCTCAGGGTCAAATAgaacaacaaaaacaaataCAACATCAGGATGAAAAAAGAGATCGTACGCACACCGTTCATCACATAGAAGAAATTCAGA atacgtcaattcaaataattcacaGCCGTGAAAATTCAATGCCACCAGTTTCATCTTCTGCAGTTACACCGTCTATTAAtgaa ATTGAAAAAGAAGAAAGAATGCAATTGTTGACTCCAAGTGAAGAATatcaaatgttaattaaaag gCAAACGTTAGAATTGGAAACGTTGCAAAAGAAACACAGAGAAGAACTAGAACTTTTTCAACAGCAACAGCTCCAGTTGCTGatacaacagcagcaacaagCGAGCGCATtacatcaacatcaacatcaaccTCTTTTATATCATACTGTTGCATCAACTGTTACag gaTCATCACGACCTTTGGCTGTTGAAGATTACTTAATGTTCAGTACAGCTCCACAGACATCTTTCCATCGTATTTCCAATTACTCCCAAGACACAGAGGAAACATTACGTTTAGCAACGCAGAAATTGAAACAGTCACCACAACAATCTACAAATATTCCTCATACTTATGTTATACCAATTCCAATAATGCCTTCAACTGATAATATTCAAAATGTTTCGAACTATGCATCAGAAGCGGCTGAAATAATTGGATCAACAAATGGTCCGACAACTGTTTCAACTCATCCACAGTATCAATTTACGCCAATACTTTCTGACAACAGCATTACATCTGCACCAAGTGGTTCTTTAGTTACCTCAACACCAATACCAACAGCTAGCGGACCTAGTTATATTCACTATCATGATCCAAAGACTTTAGCCAATTTTCAAGCATTCAGTTATACACCTCATAGTGGATTTTTCCTTCCTGCCGGCTATCGTCTCATTTATGCACCTACTGGAACACCACAGTCGCAACCAACTACTCCTGCTACGCCTCATGTTGGTAATTCACACGATGGTACCCCACCCGGAGAACCTCAACACGATAATACGCAATCCAGCACTTCCCAATTAGAACAGTAA